Proteins encoded within one genomic window of Thermodesulfobacteriota bacterium:
- a CDS encoding ABC transporter permease subunit, with product MSEPKSPGFWGSVWEKFKRDRFALAALVIIILLFFIAVFQDFLAGSRPIVLKYEGEYYFPVLFHYPEFFQTDFKDLAKELPEGDFAIFPPVRYSPTENDLLSILNPPSPEHYFGTDDRGRDVLSRMIHGARISLSIGFIAVGISAIIGIILGGIAGYYGGKTDFIVSRLFEVMMTFPVFFLILTILAFRDPSIYNIMIVIGVTSWTGVARLIRGEFLRLRKYGYVDAAIALGGNDARVMTKHMLPNALAPVLVDCTFGIAGAILVESALSFLGFGVPPPDPSWGDILSQSQRYVDFAWWLVLFPGAAIFLTVTAFNLLGEGFRNAIDPKFTGDG from the coding sequence TTGAGCGAGCCGAAGAGCCCCGGATTCTGGGGGAGCGTCTGGGAGAAATTCAAGCGCGACAGGTTCGCCCTGGCGGCCCTCGTTATCATAATCCTGCTTTTCTTCATAGCCGTGTTCCAGGACTTCCTCGCCGGGAGCAGGCCCATAGTGCTGAAGTACGAGGGGGAATATTATTTCCCCGTCCTCTTCCATTACCCCGAATTTTTCCAGACGGATTTCAAGGACCTCGCGAAGGAGCTGCCCGAGGGGGACTTCGCTATCTTTCCGCCCGTCAGGTACAGCCCGACGGAGAACGACCTCCTCTCGATTCTGAACCCGCCGTCGCCCGAGCACTATTTCGGGACGGACGACAGGGGGAGGGACGTTCTCTCGCGGATGATACACGGGGCCAGGATATCGCTTTCGATAGGATTCATAGCCGTCGGCATATCGGCCATCATAGGAATCATACTGGGCGGCATAGCGGGATATTACGGCGGGAAGACGGACTTCATCGTCTCGCGGCTTTTCGAGGTGATGATGACGTTCCCCGTCTTCTTTTTGATACTGACTATTCTCGCCTTCAGGGACCCGAGCATATACAACATCATGATTGTGATAGGCGTTACGAGCTGGACGGGCGTCGCGAGGCTCATAAGGGGCGAGTTCCTCCGGCTCCGGAAGTACGGATACGTGGACGCGGCCATAGCCCTCGGCGGGAACGACGCCCGGGTTATGACGAAGCACATGCTCCCTAACGCTCTCGCCCCGGTGCTCGTGGACTGCACCTTCGGCATAGCGGGCGCGATACTCGTCGAGTCGGCGCTCAGCTTTTTGGGGTTCGGCGTGCCGCCGCCCGACCCGAGCTGGGGCGACATACTCTCGCAGTCGCAGAGGTACGTCGATTTCGCGTGGTGGCTTGTCCTATTCCCCGGCGCGGCTATATTTTTAACTGTGACGGCTTTTAACCTCCTGGGCGAAGGATTCCGTAACG
- a CDS encoding ABC transporter permease, which translates to MRDYLIKRLLLLIPTMLGITVITFFIIQLAPGNPVERKLQLDEGIKSEAITQQIVEETKKLYGLDKPIYERYWIWLKQIATLDFGRSYKDHRPVIDKIAERLPITITLNILSIFIIYLVAIPLGVYSAVRTGSFMERSSTFFLFILYSIPSFWMAMILIFFLGGGEYWNVFPVYGILSPGAETYPFYKKALDFLWHIVLPVFCLTYGSFAYLSRFQKGSLLEVLREDFVRTATAKGLPPSRVILRHALRNALIPIITILAGILPAMIGGSVIIETIFSIPGIGQLGFESVLARDYPMIMAIATISAFLTLLGILVSDIVYVLVDPRISFGGRR; encoded by the coding sequence ATGAGAGATTATTTAATAAAGCGGCTTTTGCTACTCATACCCACTATGCTGGGTATCACCGTCATTACGTTCTTCATAATCCAGCTCGCGCCCGGAAACCCCGTCGAGAGGAAGCTCCAGCTCGATGAGGGGATAAAGTCCGAGGCCATTACGCAGCAGATAGTCGAGGAGACGAAGAAGCTCTACGGGCTCGACAAGCCCATATACGAGCGCTACTGGATATGGCTCAAGCAGATAGCGACGCTCGACTTCGGGAGGTCCTACAAGGACCACAGGCCCGTCATCGACAAGATAGCCGAGCGCCTGCCCATAACCATCACCCTCAATATATTATCCATATTTATTATATACCTCGTAGCCATCCCGCTCGGGGTGTACTCCGCCGTCAGGACGGGATCGTTCATGGAGCGCTCGAGCACGTTCTTCCTCTTCATACTGTATTCGATACCGAGCTTCTGGATGGCGATGATACTGATCTTCTTCCTCGGTGGAGGGGAGTACTGGAACGTCTTCCCCGTCTACGGGATACTGTCGCCCGGGGCCGAGACCTACCCGTTTTACAAGAAGGCCCTCGATTTCCTCTGGCATATCGTCCTTCCCGTGTTCTGCCTCACGTACGGGAGCTTCGCATACCTTTCGAGGTTCCAGAAGGGGAGCCTGCTAGAAGTGCTGAGGGAGGATTTCGTCAGGACCGCGACGGCGAAGGGGCTTCCGCCGTCCAGGGTTATTCTGCGTCACGCGCTCCGTAACGCGCTCATCCCGATTATCACCATACTCGCAGGGATACTGCCGGCGATGATAGGCGGGAGCGTAATAATCGAGACGATATTCTCCATACCGGGCATAGGGCAGCTCGGGTTCGAGTCGGTCCTCGCGAGGGACTACCCGATGATAATGGCCATCGCCACTATATCGGCCTTTCTCACCCTTCTCGGCATCCTCGTATCGGACATCGTATACGTCCTCGTCGACCCGAGGATAAGCTTCGGGGGAAGGCGTTGA
- a CDS encoding peptide-binding protein, which produces MRTAPLYTALLLLLALTAVSCKSGGGENKTTTNENSSAASGSPGTNSPAGEPVEGDWLIYHLGAEPGTLNPIVATDAYEGVINGGNVYETLIERDNETLELKPLLAESWEISEDKLTYTFKIRQGVKWHDGTPFTSADVVFSYKTIMNPKVDAPQLRSYYQEIRDVEAIDDHTVKFTYARPYFLALEFCGGMPIVPKHIFEKGDFNTNPAGRSPVGTGPFKFVKWTTGREVVLEKNPDYWGEKPHLNRIVFRIITDSSVALQVLKRQELDVASLSPIQWEKQTSSPDFEKHFDKFSYFTPNYSYIGWNSKRPFFADKRVRTALTHLVNRELILDKVMYGLGAIVTNPFYINSPEYDKSIEPIPYDPAAARKLLEEAGWVDHDGDGIRDKDGVKFSFEFLIPGGSETGEKIATILKEELDGIGIDMTIRKTEWAVFTTRLNERNFDAVTLAWSMGIESDPYQIWSSTQAESGSNFIGFKNAEVDRLIETARKEFDRDKRIELYRKFSEIIHEEQPYTFLFCRKATVAVNKRFENVTVYPLGIEPTEWYVPLPLQKYKE; this is translated from the coding sequence TCGTGCAAGTCGGGCGGCGGCGAAAACAAGACCACTACCAACGAAAACAGCTCTGCCGCGTCCGGGAGCCCCGGGACGAATTCCCCCGCGGGTGAGCCCGTCGAGGGGGACTGGCTCATTTATCACCTCGGCGCCGAGCCCGGCACGCTTAACCCGATCGTCGCGACGGACGCCTACGAAGGGGTCATCAACGGCGGCAACGTATACGAGACCCTCATCGAGCGCGACAACGAAACGCTGGAGTTAAAGCCGCTCCTTGCGGAGTCGTGGGAGATATCCGAGGACAAGCTCACGTACACGTTCAAGATAAGGCAGGGCGTAAAGTGGCACGACGGGACTCCTTTCACGTCGGCCGACGTGGTGTTCTCCTACAAGACGATCATGAACCCCAAGGTGGACGCGCCGCAATTAAGGAGCTACTACCAGGAGATAAGGGACGTCGAGGCTATAGACGACCACACGGTGAAGTTCACGTACGCGAGGCCGTACTTTCTCGCGCTCGAATTCTGCGGCGGGATGCCCATAGTCCCGAAGCACATATTCGAGAAGGGGGACTTCAACACGAACCCCGCCGGCAGGAGCCCCGTCGGCACGGGGCCGTTCAAATTCGTAAAATGGACTACGGGCAGAGAGGTCGTCCTCGAAAAGAACCCCGACTACTGGGGCGAGAAGCCGCACCTTAACCGCATAGTCTTCAGGATTATCACCGACTCTTCCGTGGCGCTCCAGGTGCTTAAGCGCCAGGAGCTCGACGTCGCAAGCCTGTCGCCCATACAGTGGGAGAAGCAGACGAGCTCGCCCGACTTCGAAAAGCACTTCGACAAGTTCAGCTACTTCACGCCGAATTACAGCTATATCGGATGGAACTCGAAAAGGCCCTTCTTCGCCGACAAGCGCGTAAGGACGGCGCTTACGCATCTCGTGAACAGGGAGCTCATACTGGACAAGGTAATGTACGGCCTCGGGGCCATAGTAACGAATCCCTTTTATATAAACAGCCCGGAATACGATAAATCCATCGAGCCGATTCCATACGACCCGGCTGCGGCGAGGAAGCTCCTCGAAGAGGCCGGGTGGGTGGACCACGACGGCGACGGCATAAGGGACAAGGACGGCGTGAAGTTCTCGTTCGAGTTTTTGATACCTGGCGGCTCCGAGACGGGCGAGAAGATAGCGACGATCCTCAAGGAAGAGCTCGACGGGATAGGTATCGATATGACCATCAGGAAGACCGAGTGGGCCGTCTTCACGACGAGGCTCAACGAGAGGAACTTCGACGCCGTGACCCTCGCATGGTCCATGGGCATCGAATCCGACCCCTACCAGATATGGAGCTCGACACAGGCCGAATCGGGCTCTAACTTCATAGGGTTCAAAAACGCGGAAGTCGACAGGCTGATCGAAACGGCCCGTAAGGAATTCGACAGGGACAAGCGTATAGAGCTCTATAGAAAGTTCTCGGAGATCATACACGAGGAGCAGCCCTACACGTTTCTCTTCTGCCGGAAGGCCACCGTGGCCGTGAACAAGCGGTTCGAGAACGTGACGGTATACCCCCTCGGCATAGAGCCCACCGAGTGGTACGTCCCGCTCCCGCTCCAGAAGTACAAGGAATAG